A genomic region of Kribbella sp. NBC_00382 contains the following coding sequences:
- a CDS encoding WxL protein peptidoglycan domain-containing protein, whose translation MPGVVLLAVGAIVLGAGTAAADDGTPWQVKTASNSYGSGRANYAYTLAAGGQVEDAFVVVNRGKAPIDLAVYAGDAFTTADGELDLRGADSKDLGTWVHADRKQVRVLPGKSVEVPFKIAVPADARPGDHLGGVITSLTQNDVERRLAIRIRLRVSGELKPSLAVEDLTVQYSGKLLGSGDATVAYEIRNTGNTIAAARQEASVSGPFGQLKAKSGAIADSPQLLPGETWKVSVPVHDVTAAGRLTAAVDLLPLVTDAAGSTATFPVSKTSAHAWTIPWALLLALVLVAAAVVLVVRRVRATRRQAA comes from the coding sequence ATGCCCGGTGTAGTGCTGCTAGCTGTCGGTGCCATCGTTTTGGGAGCGGGCACCGCCGCGGCGGATGACGGCACGCCCTGGCAGGTGAAGACGGCGTCGAACAGCTACGGCTCCGGCCGGGCGAACTACGCTTACACGCTCGCTGCTGGAGGCCAGGTAGAGGACGCTTTTGTCGTGGTGAACCGTGGCAAGGCGCCGATTGACCTCGCGGTCTACGCAGGGGACGCCTTCACCACGGCGGACGGCGAGCTCGATCTTCGGGGTGCTGACTCGAAGGATCTCGGTACCTGGGTGCATGCAGATCGCAAGCAGGTAAGGGTTCTGCCGGGCAAGTCCGTCGAGGTGCCTTTCAAGATCGCCGTACCGGCCGACGCGCGACCGGGTGACCATCTTGGCGGCGTCATCACCTCGCTGACCCAGAACGATGTCGAGCGCCGGCTCGCCATCCGGATCCGGTTGCGAGTCAGCGGAGAACTCAAGCCGAGCCTCGCGGTCGAGGACCTGACAGTGCAGTACTCGGGCAAGCTGCTCGGTAGCGGCGATGCCACCGTCGCCTACGAGATCCGCAACACCGGCAACACGATCGCCGCGGCCCGCCAAGAGGCGTCGGTCTCCGGCCCCTTCGGACAGCTGAAGGCCAAGTCGGGCGCGATCGCGGACTCGCCTCAGCTGCTGCCCGGCGAGACGTGGAAGGTCTCCGTACCTGTCCACGACGTAACCGCTGCCGGCCGTCTGACCGCGGCGGTCGACCTGCTCCCGTTGGTCACCGACGCGGCCGGCTCGACGGCGACCTTCCCGGTCAGTAAGACCAGCGCCCACGCGTGGACGATCCCATGGGCGTTGCTGCTGGCGCTCGTCCTGGTTGCGGCTGCCGTAGTACTGGTTGTTCGCCGGGTGCGAGCAACCCGTCGACAAGCTGCTTGA
- a CDS encoding metallophosphoesterase family protein, translating to MKLIKWVAVAAVGASVAFGGGLGTAQAADAPAPTRIILGVGSSEAQRVVSWYASTDAAQVVELAETAKIVKGKFPANATSFPATVAANVVNGGFNGHATLDGLKQNTSYTYHVGNGATWSPAYTFKTHAFSGDYDFLFFGDPQIGSSGDVARDGAGWADTLNVALTANPSAELLVSGGDQVETANNEPQWDAFLGSDKLRQYPWAATIGNHDVGGKAYEQHFWTPNTDRSAPFYRGDAKSESGGDYWYKYKDVLFVDLNSNAYANNADAAHIDYVSKVIQAQGAGAKYTVLVYHHSIYSPADHANDTDNQKRRLDFPTAFSNLGVDLVLQGHDHSYSRSYVIKNGKKANPAEQPGATKVEQGPGGVIYVTANSASGSKYYDLTAPDTSKDPNYGPDPLNPKNHWANSVENQEHVRTYVKVDVRDDKLTVEEIRSGTCAAPNAAVELGRVAWCGPNSGASPAQPVGSVIDRVRYYPYNDRGVRAAAADGVNWTQSKTTTEDGQEKVTLTSVS from the coding sequence ATGAAGCTCATCAAATGGGTGGCAGTAGCCGCCGTCGGCGCCTCGGTGGCGTTCGGCGGCGGTCTGGGTACGGCGCAGGCCGCCGATGCCCCGGCACCCACCCGGATCATCCTCGGAGTCGGCTCCTCCGAGGCTCAACGCGTCGTGAGCTGGTACGCCTCGACCGACGCGGCGCAGGTCGTCGAGCTGGCCGAGACCGCGAAGATCGTCAAGGGCAAGTTCCCGGCGAACGCGACCAGCTTCCCGGCCACCGTTGCCGCCAACGTCGTGAACGGCGGCTTCAACGGGCACGCGACGCTCGACGGGTTGAAGCAGAACACGTCGTACACGTACCACGTCGGCAACGGCGCCACCTGGTCGCCGGCGTACACGTTCAAGACGCACGCGTTCAGCGGTGACTACGACTTCCTGTTCTTCGGCGACCCGCAGATCGGGTCGTCCGGGGACGTCGCGCGGGACGGCGCCGGCTGGGCCGACACGCTCAACGTCGCACTGACCGCCAACCCGAGCGCCGAGCTCCTGGTCTCCGGTGGCGACCAGGTCGAGACGGCCAACAACGAGCCGCAGTGGGACGCCTTCCTGGGTTCCGACAAGCTGCGGCAGTACCCGTGGGCGGCGACCATCGGCAACCACGATGTCGGCGGCAAGGCCTACGAGCAGCACTTCTGGACTCCGAACACCGACCGTTCGGCACCGTTCTACCGCGGTGACGCCAAGTCCGAATCGGGCGGCGACTACTGGTACAAGTACAAGGACGTGCTGTTCGTCGACCTGAACAGCAACGCCTACGCCAACAACGCCGACGCAGCGCACATCGACTACGTCAGCAAGGTGATCCAGGCGCAGGGCGCGGGTGCGAAGTACACGGTGCTCGTGTACCACCACTCGATCTACTCGCCGGCCGATCACGCCAACGACACCGACAACCAGAAGCGCCGGCTGGACTTCCCGACGGCCTTCTCGAACCTCGGCGTCGACCTGGTGCTGCAGGGCCACGACCACAGCTACTCGCGTAGCTACGTGATCAAGAACGGCAAGAAGGCCAACCCGGCCGAGCAGCCGGGCGCCACCAAGGTGGAGCAGGGTCCGGGCGGCGTCATCTACGTGACGGCGAACTCGGCGTCGGGTTCGAAGTACTACGACCTGACGGCACCCGACACCAGCAAGGACCCGAACTACGGTCCCGACCCGTTGAACCCGAAGAACCACTGGGCCAACTCGGTCGAGAACCAGGAGCACGTCCGGACGTACGTGAAGGTCGACGTGCGCGACGACAAGCTCACGGTCGAGGAGATCCGCAGCGGTACCTGTGCCGCCCCGAACGCCGCGGTCGAGCTCGGGCGCGTCGCCTGGTGCGGTCCGAACAGCGGCGCCAGCCCGGCCCAGCCGGTCGGCTCCGTGATCGACCGGGTCCGGTACTACCCGTACAACGACCGTGGTGTCCGCGCCGCGGCCGCCGACGGCGTGAACTGGACCCAGAGCAAGACCACGACGGAAGACGGTCAGGAGAAGGTCACCCTCACCTCGGTGAGCTGA
- a CDS encoding HupE/UreJ family protein yields MSGITRVLAVAAAAVVVVLGTAPAAEAHGFSSTVYADLTSPAKEHVRAQLGLEYDLLVVSAADAGKDDPLFKDGTAAFESGDAEQQTAALTKHADAVVRYATQRFTVTADGQACTAKRDGDFTMEEREGVPYVALVLDFHCPQAAAHEIHSGLFPDAEGYVKGTKTIVTYHLDLKKGSSALDDQHPVLSTQQSTGQRFWEFFRLGAEHLLTGLDHILFLLALIAGSRRLREIVLAATTFTIAHSVTFVLAALGLVHVTASFVEPVIALSIAVVAGWHLWRLWRRGRTATVIETDSRSHLSLDRAGWTRLAVVFCFGLVHGLGFAGALGIDEAWSWQLLWSLLVFNIGIEVVQLSLIALTFPLLALLRHRAPVAALWTTGTIAAGVSAAGLFWFVQRVTGM; encoded by the coding sequence ATGTCAGGTATCACGAGGGTCCTCGCAGTGGCCGCGGCCGCCGTGGTCGTAGTACTGGGGACCGCGCCGGCGGCGGAAGCGCACGGCTTCAGTTCGACCGTGTACGCCGATCTCACCTCGCCGGCCAAGGAGCATGTCCGCGCCCAATTGGGACTCGAGTACGACCTGCTCGTCGTCTCGGCCGCCGACGCCGGGAAGGACGACCCGCTCTTCAAGGACGGTACCGCTGCGTTCGAATCCGGCGACGCGGAGCAACAGACGGCCGCGCTGACGAAGCATGCCGACGCGGTCGTCCGCTACGCCACCCAACGCTTCACCGTCACGGCCGACGGCCAGGCCTGTACTGCGAAGCGCGACGGCGACTTCACCATGGAGGAACGCGAGGGCGTCCCGTACGTCGCCCTGGTACTCGACTTCCACTGCCCCCAAGCCGCTGCGCACGAGATCCACAGCGGGCTGTTCCCCGACGCCGAGGGCTATGTCAAAGGCACCAAGACGATCGTCACGTACCACCTCGACCTGAAGAAGGGCAGCAGCGCCCTCGACGACCAGCACCCCGTACTGTCGACTCAACAGTCAACAGGGCAACGGTTCTGGGAGTTCTTCCGGCTCGGCGCCGAGCACTTGCTGACCGGGCTCGATCACATCTTGTTCCTGCTGGCGCTGATCGCCGGATCCCGCCGGTTGCGCGAGATCGTGCTCGCGGCAACGACCTTCACGATCGCTCACTCGGTGACCTTCGTACTGGCCGCGCTCGGTCTCGTCCACGTGACCGCATCCTTCGTCGAGCCGGTCATCGCCTTGTCGATCGCGGTCGTCGCGGGCTGGCATCTGTGGCGGCTCTGGCGTCGCGGCCGGACGGCGACCGTGATCGAGACGGACAGCCGCAGCCATCTCAGCCTGGACCGTGCGGGCTGGACCCGGCTGGCCGTCGTGTTCTGCTTCGGGCTCGTGCACGGACTCGGTTTCGCCGGTGCGCTGGGGATCGACGAAGCCTGGTCGTGGCAGCTGTTGTGGTCGTTGCTCGTCTTCAACATTGGCATCGAGGTCGTCCAGCTGTCGCTGATCGCGCTCACCTTCCCGTTGCTCGCGTTGCTCCGCCACCGCGCTCCGGTTGCCGCTCTCTGGACCACTGGCACGATCGCCGCCGGCGTCTCAGCGGCCGGTTTGTTCTGGTTCGTACAGCGAGTGACCGGGATGTGA
- a CDS encoding ABC transporter permease yields the protein MIALAVRLIRHRPGTVLATLIALAAGVMVMTGTGALVESGLRHQPKPELYGAADLVVAKRDITFTGKEFGGDTYTTTTRLPEPGTMPASLVAQLRQVPGVSKVVADPAVGDEATGIQSKGTQPGRVEVITITEEAGADRAAVKAEVDKLAASEQAKAYAGNARGTVERPDLATARDLLIQVGAAFGGYVVMLIVFVVAGTIGLSIRGRRRELALLRATGATPWQLRRMLMGEAAILGAVASVIGIPAGLLASRWMGDQLISRGFVPADFPMSMGVLAAPAAALLIVVLAVAAALLASRRISAIRPAEALADAAVEPTRSGKVRLGFGLAALVGALSSSAFAVVGGGQAALAGAISMLYLLVLAVALLAPWINGTAARLLSPLLKAVWGNSGYLATRNLAANARGMATVLTALVLSVGFGGSVWFLQDNLERQTVQQVQAGTLAQYAVVSSTGLPDDAAERLRDTPGVEAATGVRRTSVIVKVFQDAEVVPAQAMDLTDALETTDLQIKEGALTPGSVAVSKVRADSQNWKLGDTVDVWLADGTPKRLKVDAIYARGLGFGDFILDRATVEGQGLDEVLIRTSGSKPTALAQQLPGATLIPVGQLTVQTAKDLAISAWLNKLLIGVMIGYAALAAANTMVMAALARRREVAVLRLTGVTTRQVKRMVNAEQAALLGVALLIGGAIAAVTLTTVVRAVTGGALPYVPALGWIAVLGGATLLAMTTTILPIGLLLRKPALAQAGSRE from the coding sequence ATGATCGCGCTCGCAGTGCGGCTGATCCGCCACCGACCCGGTACCGTCCTTGCCACCCTGATCGCCCTCGCCGCCGGCGTCATGGTGATGACGGGTACGGGCGCCCTGGTCGAGTCCGGCCTCCGTCACCAGCCGAAGCCGGAGCTCTACGGAGCCGCCGACCTCGTCGTCGCCAAGCGCGACATCACCTTCACCGGCAAGGAATTCGGCGGTGACACCTACACCACGACAACCCGCCTCCCCGAGCCCGGCACGATGCCGGCCAGCCTGGTCGCCCAACTCCGGCAGGTGCCCGGAGTCTCCAAGGTCGTCGCAGACCCAGCAGTCGGCGACGAGGCGACAGGCATACAGTCGAAAGGAACCCAGCCCGGCCGGGTGGAGGTCATCACGATCACCGAGGAAGCCGGAGCGGACCGAGCCGCGGTCAAGGCGGAGGTCGACAAGCTCGCCGCGTCGGAGCAGGCGAAGGCGTACGCCGGCAACGCCAGGGGAACCGTCGAGCGGCCAGACCTGGCAACAGCCCGCGACCTGTTGATCCAGGTCGGCGCGGCGTTTGGCGGCTACGTCGTGATGCTGATCGTCTTCGTCGTCGCCGGTACGATCGGCCTGTCCATCCGTGGTCGCCGGCGTGAGCTGGCGTTGCTCAGGGCAACTGGTGCGACACCGTGGCAGCTCCGGCGGATGCTGATGGGCGAGGCCGCGATCCTCGGTGCTGTTGCCTCGGTGATCGGTATCCCCGCCGGGCTGCTGGCCAGTCGCTGGATGGGCGACCAGCTGATCAGCAGAGGCTTCGTACCGGCCGATTTCCCCATGTCCATGGGAGTTCTGGCCGCGCCGGCAGCGGCGCTGCTCATCGTCGTGCTCGCGGTTGCTGCAGCCCTGCTCGCCTCGCGCAGGATCTCCGCGATCCGGCCCGCCGAGGCACTGGCCGACGCGGCGGTCGAGCCCACTCGCAGTGGCAAGGTACGACTCGGCTTCGGCCTGGCGGCTCTTGTCGGTGCCCTCTCGTCCAGCGCGTTCGCAGTGGTGGGCGGTGGCCAGGCAGCGCTCGCGGGTGCGATCAGCATGCTGTACCTGCTCGTCCTTGCCGTCGCTCTGCTCGCGCCCTGGATCAACGGCACCGCAGCCAGGCTGCTCAGCCCACTACTGAAAGCGGTCTGGGGTAACAGCGGCTATCTCGCTACTAGGAACCTGGCCGCGAACGCGCGAGGCATGGCGACAGTACTCACGGCACTGGTCCTCTCGGTCGGGTTCGGCGGCTCTGTCTGGTTCCTGCAGGACAACCTCGAGCGGCAGACCGTTCAGCAGGTGCAGGCCGGGACGCTCGCGCAGTACGCGGTGGTCTCGTCCACGGGCTTGCCGGACGATGCGGCGGAGAGATTGCGCGATACCCCGGGAGTGGAGGCGGCGACGGGCGTACGCCGTACCTCCGTGATCGTGAAGGTCTTCCAGGACGCCGAGGTCGTTCCCGCCCAGGCGATGGACCTCACTGATGCCCTCGAGACGACCGATCTGCAGATCAAAGAGGGTGCGCTGACTCCAGGCAGCGTTGCAGTCTCCAAGGTCCGGGCAGACTCGCAGAACTGGAAGCTCGGCGACACCGTCGACGTCTGGCTCGCCGACGGAACGCCGAAGCGGCTGAAGGTCGACGCGATCTACGCCCGCGGTCTGGGCTTCGGCGACTTCATTCTGGACCGGGCGACGGTCGAAGGACAGGGACTGGACGAGGTACTGATCCGTACTTCGGGCAGCAAACCGACCGCCTTGGCGCAGCAGCTCCCCGGCGCGACCCTGATCCCGGTCGGTCAGCTCACCGTGCAGACCGCGAAGGATCTCGCGATCAGCGCCTGGCTCAACAAGCTGCTCATCGGCGTGATGATCGGGTACGCCGCCCTGGCCGCCGCCAACACCATGGTGATGGCAGCCTTGGCTCGCCGCCGCGAGGTGGCTGTGTTGCGACTGACCGGCGTCACAACCCGCCAGGTCAAGCGGATGGTCAACGCCGAGCAGGCCGCCCTCCTCGGAGTCGCCCTGCTGATCGGTGGAGCGATCGCGGCCGTGACCCTGACGACAGTGGTCCGCGCTGTGACCGGCGGAGCTCTCCCGTACGTACCGGCGCTGGGCTGGATCGCAGTACTCGGCGGAGCCACCCTGCTCGCGATGACCACCACGATCCTGCCCATCGGCCTACTACTCCGAAAGCCGGCGCTGGCCCAGGCCGGCTCCCGGGAATGA
- a CDS encoding ABC transporter ATP-binding protein, whose product MTSAITETDLALNSRALPADRTTGPAAAVRVEQVTRIYAAGGQPVAALDGVDATFTRGTFTAVMGPSGSGKSTLLQTAAGLDRPTSGRVWVGDKELSRLSEAKLTRLRRSEIGFVFQNFNLVGALTVEENVTLPLRLSGVPVDRRWLKEVVERVGVGERLRHRPAELSGGQQQRVAIARALAMRPTVVFADEPTGALDSHTAAEVLALLRSIVDDQGQTIIMVTHDQLAASYADRVLVLADGRIISDSGVRA is encoded by the coding sequence ATGACCTCAGCGATCACTGAAACTGACCTCGCACTGAACTCACGAGCGTTGCCGGCCGACCGCACGACCGGCCCGGCGGCGGCTGTGCGGGTGGAGCAGGTCACCCGCATCTACGCCGCCGGCGGACAACCGGTCGCCGCCCTCGACGGTGTCGACGCCACTTTCACCCGCGGCACGTTCACCGCCGTGATGGGCCCGTCCGGTTCCGGCAAGAGCACCCTGCTCCAGACCGCGGCCGGGTTGGACCGGCCGACCTCCGGACGGGTCTGGGTCGGCGACAAGGAGCTGTCCCGGTTGTCGGAGGCCAAGCTCACCCGGTTGCGCCGGAGCGAGATCGGATTCGTGTTCCAGAACTTCAACCTGGTCGGCGCTTTGACCGTGGAGGAGAACGTCACGCTTCCGCTGCGGCTGTCCGGAGTACCGGTGGATCGTAGATGGCTCAAAGAGGTCGTCGAGCGGGTCGGCGTAGGAGAGCGGCTCCGGCATCGGCCGGCTGAGTTGTCGGGTGGGCAGCAGCAGCGCGTCGCCATCGCCCGGGCACTCGCGATGCGCCCGACGGTGGTCTTCGCGGACGAACCGACGGGCGCGCTCGACAGCCACACCGCCGCTGAGGTCCTTGCCCTGTTGAGATCGATCGTCGACGACCAGGGCCAGACGATCATCATGGTCACCCACGACCAGCTGGCGGCGTCGTACGCCGACCGCGTGCTGGTACTCGCCGACGGCCGCATCATCTCTGACTCAGGAGTACGCGCATGA
- a CDS encoding TIM-barrel domain-containing protein produces MRTAKVLAVLLGSCVVAGGLIARPAVADPPRQTVVAGNARFQVLSPTLIRTEYAGDGKFQDSATFNAVGRADFAAVPFTSSVSQGVLTIRTSAATLTYKVGSGPFDAGNLGLRLNAGSAPVAAAPWHRLTCAVGALCEGEDLTADGLGLATDHTGYTGAGFLAGFETTGAQATADILVTDAGLYSFTTRYANGTGGDGKHEARTLSVSVDGSAARTVTFAPTDGWDSWALASAPLTLTAGHHVLRLVRTAADSGNLNVDSFSVLKAGAAYPPASARAYGDCAFAVSCEAEAGLPSGSALVASDHPGYAGRGFIAELNAGASLTQRVVGVPADGTYQLHLRYANGTGGDGRHETRTATVTAAGVTRTISLPVTTDWNAWGTASIPVDLKAGTNEVVLGCPTATSCHVNVDTVAVAATGALAPQPHLALGGYRRGLDGVNGDNGAPPTAEGLLHRDGWYLLDDTSSALYESGARRVTQRPGHGGSAYQDGYVFGFGHDYKAGLGDLKTLTGPAELLPRWAYGVWYSEYIDRTAADYRDTILPAFRANGVPLDVLVTDTDFKAPDTWNGWQFDTAKFPDPAGFFAWSKSQGLHNNLNIHPSIMGNDPQFAQAQATAKGKLTKSGCGTDCYVFDWADPDQLKAYLDLHAGMMEQGNDFWWLDWCCDSSRSSLPGVTPDAWINQQYADLAAPAIGRGFVISRAYGSLQAGGYGGPTALATGPWADKRSTLHFTGDTSSTWGTLRMEVGATPGESVATGMSAISHDIGGHNDGNGLPGSELYTVGGQQRRTSKLPDDMYARWVQLGTFQPIDRLHSNHSDRLPWQYGTAAAKSATRFLNLRENLVPYTYTLAQEAATTGVPVVRPTYLEYPEEATAYAAAASEYFYGPDLLVAPVTTPGTAATTSVWFPPGQWTDYFTGKTYAGGTTQSITTGLSTMPVFVRAGGIMTTRSTNITNDSQNPLTKVTATIGPGASGTFTLFDDDGSTTDKALSATTELTYQETPGRRELTIDPTQGRFPGQVTEREWTVKFLGVPAAPARISLNGQRLGAQNWSWDSATRTLTVNAPSQRIRTPLRISY; encoded by the coding sequence ATGAGAACAGCGAAGGTTCTGGCCGTCCTCCTAGGTTCCTGTGTGGTGGCCGGCGGATTGATAGCCCGGCCGGCCGTCGCCGACCCACCGAGACAGACAGTCGTCGCGGGCAACGCCCGCTTCCAAGTGCTCTCCCCCACCCTGATCCGGACCGAGTACGCCGGTGACGGCAAGTTCCAGGACTCCGCGACCTTCAACGCCGTCGGACGCGCCGACTTTGCGGCCGTACCGTTCACGTCCTCGGTCTCCCAAGGCGTGCTCACCATCCGGACCAGCGCGGCGACGTTGACGTACAAGGTCGGCTCCGGTCCGTTCGACGCTGGCAACCTCGGTCTCCGACTCAACGCCGGATCCGCGCCGGTCGCCGCCGCGCCCTGGCACCGCCTGACTTGTGCCGTCGGCGCGCTCTGCGAAGGCGAGGACCTGACCGCCGACGGTCTCGGACTCGCCACTGACCACACGGGCTATACCGGCGCTGGATTCCTTGCAGGGTTCGAAACCACAGGTGCGCAAGCGACCGCGGACATCCTCGTCACCGATGCCGGGTTGTACTCATTCACCACCCGCTACGCCAACGGAACCGGCGGAGACGGCAAGCATGAAGCACGGACGCTGAGCGTGTCCGTCGATGGCAGCGCGGCCCGTACCGTGACGTTCGCCCCGACCGACGGCTGGGACTCGTGGGCCCTCGCCTCGGCGCCACTCACCCTCACCGCCGGGCATCACGTCTTGCGTCTGGTCCGGACCGCGGCCGACTCCGGCAACCTCAACGTCGACAGCTTCTCGGTGCTCAAGGCTGGCGCCGCCTACCCGCCGGCAAGCGCCCGCGCATATGGCGACTGCGCCTTCGCCGTCAGCTGCGAGGCCGAGGCCGGTCTTCCGTCGGGGTCAGCTCTGGTGGCGAGCGATCATCCCGGGTATGCCGGACGCGGCTTCATCGCTGAGCTCAACGCCGGTGCGAGCCTCACCCAGCGGGTCGTCGGAGTGCCTGCTGATGGCACCTACCAACTGCACCTCCGCTACGCGAACGGGACCGGAGGCGACGGTCGCCATGAGACCCGGACCGCCACCGTCACGGCTGCCGGCGTCACCCGCACCATCTCCCTCCCGGTGACGACCGACTGGAACGCGTGGGGCACCGCGTCGATCCCGGTCGACCTCAAGGCGGGGACGAACGAAGTCGTACTCGGCTGCCCGACCGCGACGAGCTGCCACGTCAACGTGGACACCGTCGCCGTGGCGGCAACCGGCGCGCTGGCTCCGCAGCCGCACCTCGCGCTCGGCGGGTACCGGCGCGGCCTCGACGGTGTCAACGGGGACAACGGTGCGCCGCCGACCGCTGAAGGGTTGCTGCATCGGGACGGGTGGTACCTGCTCGACGACACGAGTTCGGCGCTCTATGAGAGTGGCGCCCGGCGGGTGACGCAACGGCCGGGGCATGGCGGATCGGCGTACCAGGATGGCTACGTCTTCGGGTTCGGGCATGACTACAAGGCAGGTCTCGGTGATCTCAAGACGCTGACCGGACCGGCGGAGTTGCTGCCGCGATGGGCCTATGGCGTCTGGTACTCGGAGTACATCGACCGCACCGCGGCCGACTATCGCGACACGATCCTGCCCGCCTTCCGCGCCAACGGCGTACCGCTGGACGTGCTGGTCACCGACACGGACTTCAAGGCGCCGGACACCTGGAACGGCTGGCAGTTCGACACAGCGAAGTTCCCCGACCCGGCCGGCTTCTTCGCCTGGTCGAAGTCACAGGGCCTGCACAACAACCTCAACATCCATCCCAGCATCATGGGCAACGACCCGCAGTTCGCCCAGGCGCAGGCCACCGCGAAGGGCAAGCTGACCAAGTCCGGTTGCGGCACCGACTGCTACGTCTTCGACTGGGCCGACCCGGATCAGCTCAAGGCCTACCTCGACCTGCATGCGGGCATGATGGAGCAGGGCAACGACTTCTGGTGGCTCGATTGGTGCTGCGACAGCTCCCGGTCCAGCCTGCCCGGTGTCACGCCGGACGCCTGGATCAACCAGCAGTACGCAGACCTGGCTGCACCGGCGATCGGTCGTGGGTTCGTCATCTCGCGTGCCTACGGATCGTTGCAGGCCGGCGGCTATGGCGGTCCGACCGCGCTGGCGACTGGTCCTTGGGCTGACAAGCGCAGCACCCTGCACTTCACGGGCGACACCTCATCGACGTGGGGCACCTTGCGAATGGAGGTCGGAGCGACCCCTGGTGAGTCGGTAGCGACCGGCATGTCGGCGATCAGCCACGACATCGGCGGCCACAACGACGGCAACGGCTTGCCTGGCAGCGAGCTCTACACCGTTGGCGGCCAGCAACGCCGGACGTCCAAGCTGCCCGACGACATGTACGCCCGGTGGGTCCAGCTCGGCACGTTCCAGCCGATCGACCGGCTGCACAGCAACCACAGTGACCGGCTGCCCTGGCAGTACGGGACTGCGGCGGCGAAGTCCGCGACGCGGTTCCTCAACCTGCGCGAGAACCTGGTGCCTTACACCTACACGCTTGCACAGGAGGCGGCGACTACCGGCGTACCGGTGGTTCGGCCGACCTACTTGGAGTATCCGGAGGAGGCGACTGCCTATGCTGCTGCCGCTAGCGAGTACTTCTATGGGCCCGACCTACTGGTGGCTCCGGTGACCACGCCGGGCACTGCTGCAACCACGTCTGTGTGGTTCCCGCCGGGTCAATGGACGGACTACTTCACCGGTAAGACCTATGCCGGCGGGACGACCCAGTCGATCACGACTGGTCTCAGCACCATGCCGGTCTTCGTCCGGGCCGGCGGCATCATGACCACCCGCAGCACGAACATCACCAACGACAGCCAGAACCCGCTGACGAAGGTGACCGCGACCATCGGGCCTGGCGCCTCGGGCACGTTCACGCTCTTCGACGACGACGGCTCGACGACCGACAAGGCGCTGAGCGCGACGACCGAACTCACGTACCAGGAGACTCCTGGCCGGCGTGAGCTGACGATCGACCCGACGCAGGGCCGTTTCCCAGGTCAGGTGACCGAGCGGGAGTGGACGGTGAAGTTCCTCGGCGTCCCCGCGGCACCCGCCCGGATCAGCCTCAACGGGCAGCGCCTCGGCGCCCAGAACTGGAGCTGGGACAGCGCCACCCGGACCCTGACCGTCAACGCACCCTCCCAACGGATCAGGACACCGCTCCGGATCTCCTACTGA